The sequence GGACCGCTTCGGAAATTTTTTTGACCTTCCAATCATAGTCAGCTCCCCAAAGACCTGCAAGCTCCTTCTGGTTCTTATACACCTGATGAGAGACCGTATCCGTCACATCGGCACCCTTCGGAACAGAGGAGTCCTCAAGTAGAAGCTGATTCACAATATACGTTCGTGCTGCAAGGGCTTGTGCTTTTAAGGCTTCCTTTTCAAAATCTGCAGGCATTTCACCAGCCACTACCCCTACTACATACTGCTCCAAAGGAAGTTTCTCGATCAGGTCCTGGTTGGAACGGTAGACAGCTACCTCGACTGAGTTCCCCAGCTCTTCAACGGATGGCGGATTTTTCAGCTTTTCGTCTAAGTTTGCCGTTTCCTTTTCTGATGAAAATGGGAGCACGAGAAGAGTAGGGACAATAAAGATGATACTGATAAAGATTGAGAAGATGATCATTACTGGTTTCAAATGCTTCATGTTCGCGGCCTCCAATGAAAGATTAAATAGGAGAATGTCTTAGCACACTTCTCCACTCTCTTTCATATGTATGGTAGTGGACAAGCAATTATGAATCTTTTAAGAGTGATTTTGATGAAGGAAGATGTTCGGCATTGATGAACTTGGAATAAGTAATGAAGTGTGTTGTGGAGCGAATGCATTTTTAAAAATAAAATCTCAAATTTGAAAATAAATGTGCCAGAATTGAAAATAAAAGTGAAATTTTGAAAATAAATACTGCATTATTGAAAATAAATGACTTTTTCATCTCATTTTCAACATCAGCATACTATTTTTCTACCTATTTTGACGATATTTCAAAATTGCCCGTCGCAAGTCCAGCGGTTTTTGATGATAATCCAGCCGTTTTCAGCAAGAATCCAGCCGTTTTCGATTAAAATCCGGCCACTTTTACGAAGAATCCAGCCGTTCCTGACAAGAATCCAGCCGAAATCAACCATAATTCAGCTAATTTACTTATTTTACCAAAACACAACTCGAGTTTCAGCTCCGACTCTCAGCCCAAACAAAAAAAGCAAGCTCTTCTATAAAAGAAAAGCTCGCCTCCCTATTACTTACGCATCTTTAATCATGTCTTGATTAGAAACAGGTGTTTCTTCCACTTCTTTCACACGCTCGATATCGGCACCCAGGCCTGCAAGCTTCTGATGGAAGTTTACATATCCACGATCTAAATGCTTCAGTTCTGTTACTCGAGTGTAACCATCTGCTACCAGACCAGCGATTGAAAGTGCTGCTGCTGCACGTAAGTCGGTTGCAGCCACTTCTGCCCCTTGAAGAGGTGTTGGTCCGTTCATGATCACAGAACGGCCTTCAATCTTAATGTCTGCTCCCATACGACGGAATTCTTCAGCATGCATGAAACGGTTTTCGAAAACTGTCTCAGTGATGACGCTAGTGCCGTCAGCTGCTAATAGTAATGCCATCATTTGAGATTGCATATCTGTTGGGAAACCAGGATGAGGCATTGTTTTGATATCGACAGATTTCAGTTTCTCCGGCCCGATGACACGAAGTCCTTCCTCTTCATCGATGATCGTTACGCCCATTTCTTCCATCTTCGCAACTAAAGAAGATAAGTGTTCTGGAATAGCGCCTTTTACAAGGACATCACCTTGAGTGATGGCTGCAGCCACCATGAAAGTTCCTGCTTCGATACGGTCTGGAATGATGCTGTGTTCGACACCGTATAAACGGTCTACACCTTCAATACGGATCGTTCCAGTACCTGCACCTACTACGTTTCCTCCCATTTTGTTCAGGAAGTTAGCCAAGTCGACGATTTCAGGCTCTTT is a genomic window of Rossellomorea sp. y25 containing:
- the murA gene encoding UDP-N-acetylglucosamine 1-carboxyvinyltransferase, whose amino-acid sequence is MEKIIVRGGQRLSGTVQVEGAKNAVLPVIAATLLASEGKSVIKNVPPLSDVYTINEVLRHLNTDVEFNNGEVIVNASRELFVEAPFEYVRKMRASVLVMGSLLGRTGKARVALPGGCAIGSRPIDQHLKGFEAMGAKVKVGNGFIEAEVNGRLKGAKVYLDFPSVGATENIMMAAALAEGTTILENVAKEPEIVDLANFLNKMGGNVVGAGTGTIRIEGVDRLYGVEHSIIPDRIEAGTFMVAAAITQGDVLVKGAIPEHLSSLVAKMEEMGVTIIDEEEGLRVIGPEKLKSVDIKTMPHPGFPTDMQSQMMALLLAADGTSVITETVFENRFMHAEEFRRMGADIKIEGRSVIMNGPTPLQGAEVAATDLRAAAALSIAGLVADGYTRVTELKHLDRGYVNFHQKLAGLGADIERVKEVEETPVSNQDMIKDA